From the Zymomonas mobilis subsp. pomaceae ATCC 29192 genome, the window CACGCATCGGCAAAAAACGAGGCGAAGCCTGATTCGCATCAGCAATATCCACACCACCATGCAGCACTATATCGCTGTTATTTTGTGATTCGAGCGCACCACCCTTGTTCTGCCATTCCCAATGGGCAGCCCCATTACTCATAATCAGGGGTGCAAGTCCTATATGGCCAGAAATGCCTGTTAAGTCGCCCGCGCCCTTTATTCCGGCCAAGTTACCCGTAACATGTTCTATATGAAGATGCGTATCATCCTGCCCCGTCGCACCTTTTTCATCAAAAGTAAGGTCAGATACCTCGCCATAGTGACGCGCCAGAGAGAAGAAAGACGATTTTAGCTTAATTGTAAAAGGCTGATTATTTATTTCGCCTGTGATAGTCGGTTTTTCCAACTGAAACCCGCCATTTGTAAACTGCCCTTTTCTTACCTGAAGAAAAGCAGCCTCTACAGGGCAAAGCGGCAAGGCAATATTGTGCCCTGTAATGCCCGCCATGGTTACGCGGGCGATATGGACTGTCATGCAATCCTTGTTAATAAGGGTCTGATCGTTGCTACCTTCTATATGCAAAGGAATTGTAAGCGATTCCACCTGCTCTTCTTTTCCAAGAGAACCTGTAATATTAGCCTCAGTCGCCACCAAGAAATGCTGCTTATCATAATAAAAATTAACAGGTGTTAGCTGCAATGAAGTCTGATTTTGATCATCGCGATAGGGTGCAACCTCAATCTTACCTTTAAAAATTCCATTCGTTACGGGTAGCAGGTGAATTTTTGTAGTGGGCAACCCCTGCCCTTTGATATTGAGATCACCTTTTAAATCCCAAGGTTGCTCTTTTCTATGCGCCTGCCAACTGGCGGCCCCTAAAAACTGAGCTGATTGACCTGAGGGACTCGTTAAAAGCACTTTATGTAAAGCGGCCTTTAAAGCACCTTGTTTATTATCAAGGGTAATATCGGTTTCACCCGAAATGTTTTCCGCTATTTTTGACAAAGCCTGTTTTAACTGTTTCACTATAGGGGAGAGCGGAATGTCATCAGATATAGAAAAATGCTTCAAATCATTTTTTATCTGGCCATTGTGAAGCGAAATATGGGTCGTCGTCAAAAATGGATCATTTTTCTGAGAATCGTGAGAATATTTAAACGGTATATTAAAGACACTCGAAACGTCCCAGCTTCCTCCAGTAAGCCAAGGCATATCTTCTTTACCCGCTATTTCTAATCGGCCCTGTGTTTTTTGATCATTACCCTTAAGTGCCAAATGGCCCTTTAGAGCCGATAATTGCCAAGGGGCTCCGTTAAAAGAGGCCATTTCATAGGCCGAAAGAAGCGCTGTCCCTTGCCAGTTATTCAAAGCCTTATTGAAATGACCTTCAATAATGGACTTTGGGTTTTGAACTGCCCAATAGCCGATATTACAACGAATATTTTGTGCGGTAGCAGGCCCTTGGAAAAAAGGGCGACCATGAACCACCGATGCGTTTAAAAAAAACTGACCTTTTTCTGCCGTGCAAGCATTCGATGAGAAATGAGGCATAGAGGCAGCTAGTCTCGCTTGAAAACCATTCGCCAGATTTCCATTACCATCCATCGCTATGCCAATATTACCGTTGGGAGTACGCAAACGTAACCGAACATCTTTTAGGTGAAGATTGATAATAGGAAGACCCGAGGAGGCGCCTGCCGTTGTCAAATAAGAACGTAAAGAATCAAGGCTGCCAAAATGTATGCCCTCCTTATCCAGATGACCCTGTATTCTTACTGTATCGAGATCAATGGAAGATATCTGTAAACCGCGCCATGTAGGCATAACATGAATAATAACATGCTTTGCTGTCAGATCAGGATGGTAGCTATCACCAATAACTAGATTGTCCAATTGCTGTGCCATAGGGTCAAGACGCGTTAAACGATAATGGGCCTTTAAATGTAGTCGGTTTGCTTCCCGACTAATCAGCCAGCGCCCCAACCCTATACGTTGTGACCACAGCCCGACTAGTAATCCACCTAGAATAACCCCCGCCAGCAGCCATAAATGCTTTTTAGTAAGCCGATGATTTTTTATTTCTTTGTGGGTCATCCCGGATTTTTCTTTATAGTAAATGAGCGGATATTTTTAATATTTCTTGATTTTCAAACTATAAAATGCAGTCAATTTTATTGATGAAAATATTCCGATGAATTGTTTTTTTATATTACTATCAAAGCTAAACAGTATTACATATCGCTTCAATCCTTTATATTCGTTGAAAATGGATAAAAAAGAAATCGATTATCATGGTCATCGTAGCCGCTTACGGGATCGCCTGTTAAATGGGGGTTCAGATGCACTGCTTGATCATGAGGTAATAGAATATCTTTTAGCTTTGGCTATCCCACGTCGGGATACGAAACCGCTTGCGCGTGCTTTATTGACAGAGTTCGGTGATATTGAAACGCTGTTAACAGCCGACCCCGGTATGATTGCCCGCGTCAAAGGTATGGGGCCAACGGCGATTGCCTCTCTCAAAATTGTTCAAATAGCCGCTTTAAGATTATTAAAAACCAAAGCTAAAAAAGCGCCTATTTTGGCTGGGTGGCAAGCTTTACTCGATTATCTTCATGCCGATATGGCTTATCGTTTAACAGAACGATGCCGGTTATTACATCTTGATAGTCACAATCGCCTTATCCGTGACGAAGCCTTAAGTGAAGGCTCTGTCGATCGCGCGCCTATCTATGTCCGAGAGGTTATCCGTCGCGCTATTGAGCTGGGATCAATCGGTTTAATTTTAGTTCACAATCATCCTAGCGGGGATGCCAATCCCAGTGAAATGGACATTCAGTTGACGCGTTCAGTGATTGCGGCGGCCCGTCCTCTTAAAATATATCTTCATGATCATGTTATCATCAGTACAGAGGGATTTTGTAGTATGCGTAGCCTCGGCCTGATTTAAGGTTATAGCTTTTGAAAAGCTCAACTTTTTGACAATATGTTGTTTTTACAAAAATATAAAATGCATCAACCCCTATAAAAGATTGATAGCGATTAAGGGCTTTGTTAGGTCGGGGAATATTTTTGCCAGCCGGAAAAACCGGAATACTATTAAACCCGAGGAGCCTCTATTATGATCCCCCGTTATTCCCGCCCAGAGATGGTCAAATTGTGGGAGCCAGAAAGCCGGTTTCGGATCTGGCTTGAAATCGAAGCCCATGCAACAGATGCTTTAGCGGAAATTGGCATTGTTCCAAAAGAAGCCGCTAAGGCTATCTGGGATAAAGGGGCCTTTGAAGTTGAGCGTATTGACGAAATCGAAGCCGAAGTGCGTCACGATGTTATTGCCTTTCTTACGAATGTTGCTGAACATGTAGGCGAACCTGCTCGTTTTATGCATCAGGGCATGACTTCTTCTGATGTGCTTGATACCTGCCTTGCGGTGCAGTTAAATCGGGCAGCCCTTATTTTGCTTGCCGATATT encodes:
- the radC gene encoding RadC family protein translates to MDKKEIDYHGHRSRLRDRLLNGGSDALLDHEVIEYLLALAIPRRDTKPLARALLTEFGDIETLLTADPGMIARVKGMGPTAIASLKIVQIAALRLLKTKAKKAPILAGWQALLDYLHADMAYRLTERCRLLHLDSHNRLIRDEALSEGSVDRAPIYVREVIRRAIELGSIGLILVHNHPSGDANPSEMDIQLTRSVIAAARPLKIYLHDHVIISTEGFCSMRSLGLI
- a CDS encoding intermembrane phospholipid transport protein YdbH family protein, with protein sequence MTHKEIKNHRLTKKHLWLLAGVILGGLLVGLWSQRIGLGRWLISREANRLHLKAHYRLTRLDPMAQQLDNLVIGDSYHPDLTAKHVIIHVMPTWRGLQISSIDLDTVRIQGHLDKEGIHFGSLDSLRSYLTTAGASSGLPIINLHLKDVRLRLRTPNGNIGIAMDGNGNLANGFQARLAASMPHFSSNACTAEKGQFFLNASVVHGRPFFQGPATAQNIRCNIGYWAVQNPKSIIEGHFNKALNNWQGTALLSAYEMASFNGAPWQLSALKGHLALKGNDQKTQGRLEIAGKEDMPWLTGGSWDVSSVFNIPFKYSHDSQKNDPFLTTTHISLHNGQIKNDLKHFSISDDIPLSPIVKQLKQALSKIAENISGETDITLDNKQGALKAALHKVLLTSPSGQSAQFLGAASWQAHRKEQPWDLKGDLNIKGQGLPTTKIHLLPVTNGIFKGKIEVAPYRDDQNQTSLQLTPVNFYYDKQHFLVATEANITGSLGKEEQVESLTIPLHIEGSNDQTLINKDCMTVHIARVTMAGITGHNIALPLCPVEAAFLQVRKGQFTNGGFQLEKPTITGEINNQPFTIKLKSSFFSLARHYGEVSDLTFDEKGATGQDDTHLHIEHVTGNLAGIKGAGDLTGISGHIGLAPLIMSNGAAHWEWQNKGGALESQNNSDIVLHGGVDIADANQASPRFLPMRAQDLLLQINKERIHITAGLERQIGMRWSHILDSRIEHHFSDGRGHVVLHVNGVAFDKTLQPEQITPLTLGVFADVRGIVQGEGRIDWSNKGVISTGDFKSDNLDFAVAFGTISGFNGKIHFSDLLNLKTPPDQIAGINEINAGIAIKDGKIHYQILPEKKIVIEKGIWPFFDGQLALDQAVLDFSHTAMHRVTFHVTNMDSAPLVDNLEMKNLFVSGRFDGILPLEFGSNSGKIEGGHLISRDPGGVVSYVGTVSNAHQGMLSKLTFDVLKGLRYKQLDIVLNGNLDGDFISSIHFGGVKEVKTTGSRSYLAREIEKVPFHFNVQVKAPFRGLLNAMRSYNDPRSVLNQSQL